The following proteins come from a genomic window of Microbacterium lemovicicum:
- a CDS encoding phosphatase PAP2 family protein produces MSPSSSVRPFRWSRLTYLWIALALCAAATSLGAVILYARGDAPFAVDVWWNTLLAQSRTESLLWVSFAMNWLGGGWFGIFGLPLIIAAALAIARRPWALVFFLAAEVLSAGLVQILKHTFGRARPEDIIVVSDFGSFPSGHVANATTIAVALMVLFPRLWVRIVGIAWVLLMAFSRTYLGAHWLTDTIGGALVGTGAVLVLVAVLAPRLTAEADRRADAATLRRAPV; encoded by the coding sequence ATGTCCCCGTCGTCGAGCGTGCGCCCCTTCCGGTGGAGCCGACTGACGTACCTCTGGATCGCCCTCGCGCTGTGCGCGGCTGCGACCTCGCTCGGCGCGGTCATCCTGTATGCGCGCGGCGACGCCCCGTTCGCCGTGGACGTCTGGTGGAACACCCTCCTCGCCCAGAGCCGCACCGAGAGCCTGCTGTGGGTGTCGTTCGCGATGAACTGGCTCGGCGGCGGGTGGTTCGGCATCTTCGGACTGCCGCTGATCATCGCGGCGGCGCTCGCGATCGCGCGACGGCCGTGGGCCCTGGTGTTCTTCCTCGCGGCGGAGGTGCTCAGCGCCGGCCTCGTGCAGATCCTCAAGCACACGTTCGGCCGGGCGCGCCCGGAGGACATCATCGTCGTCTCCGACTTCGGGTCGTTCCCCTCGGGCCACGTCGCGAACGCCACCACGATCGCGGTGGCGCTGATGGTGCTCTTCCCCCGACTGTGGGTGCGCATCGTCGGCATCGCGTGGGTGCTGCTCATGGCCTTCTCGCGCACCTACCTCGGCGCGCACTGGCTCACCGACACCATCGGCGGCGCGCTCGTCGGCACGGGCGCCGTGCTCGTGCTGGTGGCCGTCCTGGCGCCCCGGCTCACCGCGGAGGCGGACAGACGAGCGGATGCCGCGACTCTCCGCCGCGCCCCCGTCTGA